GCCTGGTGGTGGATGATGGCCAGGGTCGCGGGATACAACTCTGAGCCACAGCCCCGCCCCATGGGCGATGTCAACAACGATCTGGCTGTCGATGTCAGCGATGCCGTCTATATCGTCAATTACGCTTTCGCGGGCGGACCGGCTCCTGATCCGCTGGCTGTCGGCGATGCCAACTGCGACGAGAGTGTGGACGTCAGCGATGCGGTATATATCATCAATTACGCTTTCGCATCCGGCAACCCTCCCGGTGATCCAGACGGCAACGGTATTCACGACTGCACGTTTTAAAAGAAATCAGGGCTCCGCGGTAAGCGAAATCAGTTTCAGCTTCTCCGCCGGGTACAAACCACCTGCCACTCGTTAAATGGCTGAGATCGCTCCTCCTCAGGCTTGTGAAATTATTCCCTTGAGAGTTGATTTCAGGTCGTAAATATGTTATAATCTCATGTTATTTGAAAGTGTAAATATCGTTGTAACATATACAAGTATAGAGGTCCATTATGAAAATGTTGCTTTCGGGCAACGAAGCTGTTGCCAGAGGAGCCTGGGAAGCGGGAGTGACGATCGCCACCGCTTACCCCGGCACACCTTCGACCGAAATACTCGAAGTGATCGGGATGCTCTGCAAAGAGGATATCTACGCCGAATGGTCTCCCAACGAAAAAGTCGCTTTCGAAGTGGCCATCGGTGGATCATATGCAGGAGCCAGATCCCTGGTCTGTATGAAACATGTCGGTTTAAACGTCGCCGCCGACCCCTACATGACTTTCGCTTATACCGGTGTCAAAGGCGGTTTTGTCGTGGTCTCGGCCGATGATCCTTCCATGCATTCCTCGCAGAACGAACAGGATAACCGTTACTACGCCAAATTCGGAATTATCCCGATGCTGGAACCCTCGGATTCGCAGGAATCGAAAGATCTGCTGATCGATGCTTACGACATTTCCGAAAAGTTCGACACCCCGGTGCTGTTTCGTATGACCACCCGTATATCGCACTCCAAGGGTGTGGTGCACATGGGTGACCGCACGGAGCATGAAACCGACGGTTTCGAGCGCAATATCCAGAAATACGTAATGGTGCCGGGCCATGCCCGTATGCGCCGCAAGGTCGTACTTGAACGCCTTGAAAAACTCAAGGAATTTGCAGATACAACACCGCTGAACAAGATCGAAGAGGGTAAAGGCGGTATCGGTATCATCACCGGCGGTATCTCATATCAGTATGCTAAAGAAATTATGCCGAATGCATCTTTTCTCAAGCTCGGGATGAGCTATCCCCTTCCGGAGAAAAAGATCAAGGAATTCGCCTCGTCGGTGGACAAGCTCTATGTCGTCGAAGAGCTGGAGCCGTTTTACGAAGAACAGATCAAGGCCATGGGTATCGAATGTGACGGCAAGAAATATTTTACTAATTATGGCGAACTCTCCCCCGGCGCGGTCAGCGAAGGTTTTGTCAAGGCTGGTGTGATCTCTGAACGGACACAGGTCTCGATCCCCGGCGAAAAGCTCTTCCCCCGTCCGCCCGTGTTATGTCCCGGATGTCCCCACAGGGGCGCGTTCACGGCACTGAAAAAACTCAAAGTCCCGGTTACCGGCGACATCGGATGCTATACCCTGGCGGCATTGCAACCGATGAGCGTGATGGATACCTGTGTCTGTATGGGTGCTTCGATCGGCAACGCGATCGGAATCGCCAAAGTCGGCAAAGACAAAGGCGCGGTGGCCGCTATCGGTGATTCGACTTTCCTGCACTCTGGAATTACCGGTCTTTTGGATGCGGTTTACAACAAAGCCAATATCGTGGTTCTGCTTCTGGACAATCGTATCACGGCCATGACCGGCGGACAGCATCATCCCGGCACCGGCCAGACCCTGATGGGTGAGGAGACCTTCCAGGTCGATTTCGTCGAACTCTCAAAAGCGCTCGGGGTCAAGGATATCCATACAGT
This genomic stretch from Candidatus Zixiibacteriota bacterium harbors:
- the iorA gene encoding indolepyruvate ferredoxin oxidoreductase subunit alpha, with translation MKMLLSGNEAVARGAWEAGVTIATAYPGTPSTEILEVIGMLCKEDIYAEWSPNEKVAFEVAIGGSYAGARSLVCMKHVGLNVAADPYMTFAYTGVKGGFVVVSADDPSMHSSQNEQDNRYYAKFGIIPMLEPSDSQESKDLLIDAYDISEKFDTPVLFRMTTRISHSKGVVHMGDRTEHETDGFERNIQKYVMVPGHARMRRKVVLERLEKLKEFADTTPLNKIEEGKGGIGIITGGISYQYAKEIMPNASFLKLGMSYPLPEKKIKEFASSVDKLYVVEELEPFYEEQIKAMGIECDGKKYFTNYGELSPGAVSEGFVKAGVISERTQVSIPGEKLFPRPPVLCPGCPHRGAFTALKKLKVPVTGDIGCYTLAALQPMSVMDTCVCMGASIGNAIGIAKVGKDKGAVAAIGDSTFLHSGITGLLDAVYNKANIVVLLLDNRITAMTGGQHHPGTGQTLMGEETFQVDFVELSKALGVKDIHTVDAYDVDATKKTLKAALEYDGPSIVITNRPCALMPHKIKETAYTVLLDECIGCKLCFKIGCPAIAAADEKTEKGRPKAIIDPELCTGCTICAQICPVDCIVRVDSPAVEGARV